One region of Oryza glaberrima chromosome 7, OglaRS2, whole genome shotgun sequence genomic DNA includes:
- the LOC127778264 gene encoding 40S ribosomal protein S12-like → MAEETPVETPAAPVLGEPMDLMTALQLVMKKSSAHDGLVKGLREAAKAIEKHAAQLCVLAEDCDQPDYVKLVKALCAEHNVHLVTVPSAKTLGEWAGLCKIDSEGKARKVVGCSCVVVKDYGEESEGLNIVQDYVKSH, encoded by the exons ATGGC GGAGGAGACCCCAGTTGAGACTCCAGCTGCCCCGGTTCTTGGGGAGCCCATGGATCTGATGACTGCTCTGCAGCTTGTGATGAAGAAGTCAAGTGCTCATGATGGGCTTGTGAAGGGTCTCCGTGAGGCTGCCAAGGCCATCGAGAAGCATGCTGCTCAGCTTTGTGTGCTTGCTGAGGACTGCGACCAACCTGATTATGTCAAGTTGGTTAAGGCTCTGTGTGCTGAGCACAACGTTCACCTTGTTACCGTGCCTAGTGCTAAGACTCTTGGCGAGTGGGCAGGG CTTTGCAAGATTGACTCTGAGGGCAAGGCAAGGAAGGTTGTGGGCTGCTCCTGCGTCGTTGTCAAG GACTATGGTGAAGAGTCTGAGGGCCTTAACATAGTGCAGGACTATGTCAAATCGCACTAG